The Pseudophryne corroboree isolate aPseCor3 chromosome 2, aPseCor3.hap2, whole genome shotgun sequence genome has a segment encoding these proteins:
- the LOC134996015 gene encoding gastrula zinc finger protein XlCGF71.1-like, which yields MHFSSKLALTVHLRCHTEDRLFHCSYCGKSFHQRSRLLYHKRTHTGERPYSCLECGRCFARRSALTKHQKIHSGEKPFKCAECTKCFTQKGDLVKHQRTHTGEKPFPCPVCRRCFTIRSALTKHQKIHSGEKPFKCAECTKCFSQKADLVKHQRIHTGERPFPCLECGRCFTIRSALVMHQRLHSGEKPFKCSECGKCFVQRSSLVTHQRTHTGERPYVCTQCGRSFSDSSNLWRHKKVHTDLGE from the coding sequence ATGCATTTCAGCTCCAAATTGGCTCTTACTGTCCACCTACGATGTCACACTGAGGACAGACTGTTTCACTGCTCTTACTGTGGGAAATCCTTTCACCAGAGGTCACGTCTGCTGTACCATAAGAGGACTCACACTGGTGAGAGGCCATATTCATGCCTGGAGTGCGGGAGATGCTTTGCCAGGAGGTCTGCCCTTACTAAGCACCAAAAGATTCACTCTGGTGAGAAGCCGTTTAAATGCGCAGAATGCActaaatgttttacccagaaaggTGACCTTGTGAAGCATCAGCGCACTCACACCGGGGAAAAACCATTTCCTTGCCCTGTGTGCAGGAGATGTTTTACTATCAGATCTGCCCTTACTAAGCACCAAAAGATTCACTCTGGCGAGAAGCCGTTTAAATGCGCAGAGTGCACTAAATGTTTTTCCCAAAAAGCTGACCTTGTGAAGCATCAGCGCATTCACACTggagagaggccatttccatgcctgGAGTGTGGGAGATGTTTTACCATCAGATCTGCTCTTGTCATGCATCAGCGGCTACACTCCGGTGAGAAACCGTTTAAGTGCTCGGAATGCGGCAAATGCTTTGTCCAGAGATCCAGCTTAGTCACACATCAGCGCACTCACACCGGGGAGAGGCCGTATGTGTGTACCCAGTGCGGCCGCAGTTTTTCAGATAGCTCAAATCTTTGGCGACATAAAAAGGTTCACACCGATCTTGGTGAATAA